Proteins found in one Plasmodium gaboni strain SY75 chromosome 13, whole genome shotgun sequence genomic segment:
- a CDS encoding exported protein (PHIST), translating to ETYKNNLGFVKNDNIYSRNLAQLTLSNYELIKDSKYENITEQLTKEELYELFDLLIQEPPRTYLLNLWNHKNGICRQGTNELLKRLKVIAPKLTYRRTGSASQRGKAPPKITWQGCSYDCNMMASTLETEQTNRFYNILNKKAPIDEIKNFILSCIDEFDKLHNDLYEKYERIFTQ from the coding sequence GAGACATATAAGAATAACTTAGGTTTtgtaaaaaatgataatatatattcaagGAATTTGGCACAGTTAACATTAAGTAATtatgaattaataaaagataGCAAATACGAAAACATAACTGAACAGTTGACAAAAGAAGAGTTATACGAGCtttttgatttattaaTTCAAGAACCACCAAGAACATATCTTCTTAATTTATGGAATCACAAAAATGGTATATGTAGACAAGGAACAAAcgaattattaaaaagatTAAAAGTAATTGCACCTAAACTTACATATAGACGTACGGGTAGCGCAAGTCAACGTGGTAAAGCACCTCCTAAAATAACATGGCAAGGATGTTCCTATGATTGTAATATGATGGCTTCTACTTTGGAAACAGAACAAACTAATAGATTTTATAACATACTTAATAAAAAGGCACCAATtgatgaaataaaaaatttcattttatcTTGTATAGATGAATTTGATAAATTACATAATGATTTATATGAGAAGTATGAAAGAATATTTACCcaataa